GGACTTAAAACACCCGGTGGATGATGCGACTGCAGAAAATCAAGGCTGCGGTTACGCGGATGTAAGCCATCTGCCCTACCGGGAGGCCAAGGAGACGGTGCTGCACGCATTTAACGCAGAATATATCGGAACGCTGCTTCAGCAGACCGGCGGCAACGTGACCCGTGCAGCCAAAAAATGCGGGCTCGAACGCCAGTCCCTTCAGCAGATCATGCGCCGTTATGAGATTTCCGCGGAAGATTACCGGAGTTAAAAAAACCAACATCAAGGATGCCCCCGGCTCTGTCCGCAGGCCATGGCCGTGGCAATCAGGTGAGCGGTGCGTATGGGTTCAGGGATGCGGCCGTGGATACAAAATCGCCTGAGCACGGCCGCGGCCTCAGCGGACGAAAGCCCCACCCGCTGGACATAAACATTTTCCAAGGGCTCCATGGGGCCGAGTTTTTCAATGATTGCCCATTTTTCCCGGCCCCGGGCAATGTGGGAGAGCAGCGCGTTTTTTATGGCGGTCATGTCCGGCTGTTTTCTGGCCACCGCCACGACCGGCAGACCCAGCCGGTCATGCAGCCCGAACACATCCACTACGTTAAATCCCCCAAGTGCTATGCCCTGGAGCAAAATTAGCCGGACGTGTCGGGCAAACCGGGATTGGCTCACCATGGCCGCGATTTTTTCCGCTGCGTCAAATCCGTCCTTTTCGATTTTGCCGGTTAAAACTCCGTCAAAGCGCAGATCCGCATACACCGTTGCCACAACAGGCACACTGCCCGCATGCGTCCGGGAAAACGGTGCATCATCAAAGCCCGCCACATTGGATAATCGATTTGTCGCCATCAAAATCCTCTTTGCGGAGCATGCCGCAAAATAACCGATCTGCTGGCAGAAATATCCCGGATTGTCCTGCAAGTCAAGAAAGCTGCCGGTCAAATGATCACACTTATGCTTTTGTAAAAAGTAAGTTTTTAGATGGCACCGTAAAAGGGCAAAACTTTTACGGTGCCATCACACTTGAACAAAAGCGGGAAAACATGTTAAGCCGGGCTAATGAATTCTGTCAATCAACGCAATTTCAATGGCTCAGCACAGGACCCGGAAAAACGGCGGT
The Desulfosalsimonas propionicica DNA segment above includes these coding regions:
- a CDS encoding DUF99 family protein: MATNRLSNVAGFDDAPFSRTHAGSVPVVATVYADLRFDGVLTGKIEKDGFDAAEKIAAMVSQSRFARHVRLILLQGIALGGFNVVDVFGLHDRLGLPVVAVARKQPDMTAIKNALLSHIARGREKWAIIEKLGPMEPLENVYVQRVGLSSAEAAAVLRRFCIHGRIPEPIRTAHLIATAMACGQSRGHP